A stretch of the Cheilinus undulatus linkage group 11, ASM1832078v1, whole genome shotgun sequence genome encodes the following:
- the adora1b gene encoding adenosine receptor A1b, with protein sequence MPGAFLSAQSLYIGMEVLIAVASVIGNVMVVWAVKINKSLRDTTFCFIVSLALADIAVGALVIPLAITISIGLQTHFYSCLLVACTVLVLTQSSILALLAIAIDRYLRVKIPTRYKRVVTPRRAGLAVVICWTVAFIVGLTPMLGWNNLHRLQQNGSISSDLVITCQFENVISMDYMVYFNFFGWVLPPLVLMLVIYAEIFYMIHKQLNNKKLTSSHTDPNKYYDKELNLAKSLALVLFLFAISWLPLHIINCITLFCPECEKPIVLLYIAILLTHGNSAVNPIVYAFRIKKFRTAFRKIWQQYFCCKDTPALEIQPSDRKEMPNPEPQQEALAQKECPKPDPPQQQLPPSEQQKTEPPQELKEHPPSLEQHAV encoded by the exons ATGCCTGGGGCATTCCTGTCAGCGCAGTCGCTCTACATCGGGATGGAGGTGCTGATCGCAGTGGCGTCAGTGATCGGGAATGTGATGGTAGTTTGGGCGGTGAAAATTAATAAGTCGTTGCGAGATACCACGTTCTGCTTCATCGTGTCCCTAGCCTTGGCGGATATCGCAGTGGGAGCCCTCGTCATCCCTCTGGCCATCACTATCAGCATCGGACTCCAAACTCACTTTTACAGCTGCCTCCTGGTCGCGTGCACGGTGCTGGTGCTGACGCAAAGTTCAATCCTGGCCCTCCTGGCTATCGCGATTGACCGCTATCTCAGGGTCAAGATCCCCACCAG GTACAAGCGGGTGGTGACCCCTCGGCGAGCAGGGCTGGCGGTGGTGATCTGCTGGACGGTGGCCTTCATAGTGGGTCTGACACCGATGTTAGGCTGGAATAACCTGCACCGCCTCCAGCAGAACGGCTCCATCAGCTCCGACCTTGTCATCACCTGCCAGTTTGAGAACGTTATCAGCATGGACTACATGGTTTACTTCAACTTCTTTGGCTGGGTGCTGCCGCCACTGGTGCTCATGCTGGTCATCTATGCCGAGATCTTCTACATGATCCACAAGCAGCTGAACAACAAGAAGCTCACCAGCAGCCACACAGATCCCAACAAGTACTATGACAAGGAGCTGAATCTGGCTAAATCATTAGCTTTGGTGCTTTTCCTCTTCGCAATCAGCTGGCTCCCCCTCCACATCATCAACTGCATCACTCTTTTCTGCCCTGAGTGTGAGAAGCCAATCGTCCTCCTCTATATCGCCATCCTGCTCACCCATGGCAACTCCGCCGTCAACCCTATCGTCTATGCTTTCCGCATTAAGAAGTTCCGCACGGCCTTTAGGAAAATCTGGCAGCAGTACTTCTGCTGTAAGGACACACCAGCTCTGGAGATTCAGCCCAGCGACAGGAAAGAGATGCCAAATCCAGAGCCGCAGCAGGAGGCGCTAGCACAGAAGGAATGCCCAAAACCAGATCCGCCCCAACAGCAGCTGCCTCCATCTGAGCAGCAGAAAACCGAACCTCCGCAGGAACTCAAAGAACATCCGCCCTCCCTGGAGCAGCACGCTGTCTAA